The Peromyscus leucopus breed LL Stock chromosome 4, UCI_PerLeu_2.1, whole genome shotgun sequence genome segment catatctctgagtttgaggctagcctggtctacaggatggccagggctacacagggaaaccccatcctggggttggggtgggagtaAGGGGGGAGCACAGGCAAGAGTGGCTGGAATCTCAGGTGAGGGTCTAATATCAGCAGGCTCCATATtgagggtatctttgtgggtAATCATAGCTGCCTGGTGAAGATAGTAATGACCAGCTCAAAAACCTAAGTGCTGATCCCTTAGCCTGCCAGCCCCAGCCCTGGACTCTCATCATATGGTTCCATCGAGGCTAAGGCTGACATAGGGAATCTAGCAGGTGAAGGCAGGTGGTAGGACTAGGCTGAGTCTTCAGGTAGCAAGAAGAGGCCTCAGAGAGGCTCCAGACACAGGCACGAGTTAAACATAGAACTGTACTCTCATGGGTGGTCCCTTCTGATAGCCATTCCTTAGAAGGGTGTTGCCTCCTGATAGTCACTCCTTAGAAGGGATGGTAAGATGCACCTTGACTCCTCTGCCTAGCAGCTCCTAAATGGCTGCTGTGTTAAGGACAGAGATGGGGTGCCTGGTTCTGAGAGCTATCACTGTGAAATCATTTGTTCCCCCAGACCTTATTctggccctgggtgtcctggCACAAGGCCTGCCTATGGCCAGGCCCTCCAAAGTGCCCTGGAGACAACTCTTCCGGAAGCCCTCTGTCTGGTGAGCCAGGGTTGGCATGGCCAGGCAGAGCATGGGTGAGGACAGGGCATGGGGCAAAGCAGCCACTGTTGCATGGAGCTGGCTATGCTTGGCAGGACCCAGTCCTGACACTCCAGCAAATGCCCCATGTTTCAGAGGGTAGGGCCTTGGTGTCCTGGGGGAAGGACTGGGTCCCACATGGAATCAGTGTCAGGAGCAACTGGCAGCTGGGTAGAACCCTGAGCCTGGTGCCCCACACAGGGCGGCAGTCTGCTCCCAGCTGTCCTCGGCTTGCTCCTTCTTCATTCTGCTCTCCTGGCTGCCTACCTTCTTCAAGGAGACCTTCCCCCACTCCAAGGTGGGTAATGCTGCCTGGGTCCTCACAGGGTCAAGAGGGCAAAGCTTGGGGTATAAAGGCCCTTGTGTGGGGGTGGTAACACCCTTTGCTTGGTAACTCCATCACTGTATGGGCTTCAGGCCTTGAGATGACAGTCCATTTGGGAACAGACATTCGTTCAAGGCTATGAGAGCTACCACTGTAATAGCTGTAGCTACCTCAGCCCAAGAAAGCCCCCTCTCTCAGGGCTGGCTAGTTAAGCTGCTGATGGCACATCCAAGCGAGACCTGTGAACACCAGAGTTCTTGGTCTATAAATTCCCAGGCATACTGGCCTGGCTCTAGCCCTATAATAATAAGGAGAGCATGTGGGGAACGTGGCTTCTGGAGCTAGCCATTAGAGGGCTCCATACTTGCCCAGGGGGCTGGTAATGGGCTGTCAAGGCCTGTCTTCCTGGGAACCTCTGCTCTTAGGCCCAGCCTGTGGGTGGGCAGAGCTCAACTGACATGGTGAACCTAGGGTGGTCCTCTTGCCTGGCTGTCATCCAGAGGCTAGGTGCCACCCTGGCCACCTTTGAGGTATCACCTCTCCCTACAGGGCTGGGTCTTCAATGTAGTGCCCTGGCTGCTGGCAATTCCTGCTAGTCTATTCAGTGGCTTCCTCTCTGATCGCCTCATCAGTCAGGGTGAGTGTTGGGGGAAATCATTGCAGGTAATCCACAGCCTCAGGGATCTCACTCCCCTCTGGCAATGCAGCTGCCTCACTGGGGAAAGGCCATACCACCAtcctgtgacagacagacagacagaccatcaTTTAGAGTCAGCTCAAGGAATGGATGTAGCCTGGGGCTGAGGAGTCCCTTGTATCTTCCGAGGTGTCCTCTTTAATGGGTAGGGTTGGGGACAGTAAGAGGATCCTAGTGAACATAATCCCGAACCTCTCCATGGAAAGGAAGGCATCTGGTGCGTCAACTGTCACAGGTACCCAGCTCTGCTCTTGAATCTTCCAGAGTTCCAGGGGCTATACTGCAGCCCTACGGGGCCATATTGCAGCCCTGTGGGGAATGCCCTTACAGACTCAGGTGTAGAGGACTGGCACATGTGCGCTCATTTGCAGGATACAGGTTCTCCTCAATAGAAAGTAGCACATATTCATTGTGGTAAGATCAGGTAATTTGAAGAAACTCAGAGGAACTGGACTAAGCTTGCCTGATAGCTGACACTTTTGTAACAGCCCATGGGGCTGTCCTTCCATGTTTCTACCCAAACTGCACCACAGGAAACCCTCTGACACACATACTGAACATGGGAGGGTTCAAACCATGAAGGGAATCTCCTGTCTGGAACCCTGAGGTGTTGCCCTGGGCACCCATAttcctcttctgtgatttttggGGGGACCCCATTGAGGACACATTTAAGAGTCACCCAGATAAGCTGATGGAAACTCATCCTGGGTCTTTCTCCTTGCTCAGGTTACAGAGTCATCACAGTGCGTAAGTTCATGCAGGTAGGAAAATCATTTGAATCCCTTGTcctatttttctattgctatgataaggcACTATGAttaaagcaacttatagaagaaagagtttctttAGAGCTTttagttttagagggttagagtccgagaccatcatggtgggcagcatggcagcagacaggcatggccctggagcagtatctgagagctcacattttgagACACAAccacaaagcagagaaagaaacactgggAATGGTATGGTTTTTTTTGAAACCTTAtagcccacctctagtgacacacctcctccaacaaggccacatctaattcttcccaaacagttccaccaactggaggccaagtattcaaatatttgaatctatggggaccattctaaTTCAAATAACCACATCCTTCTATGGACATCCCTACTTCGTTCTGGTCTCCTGGGACCTGAGGGTGTGTACTCAAATCTCCTGACTTCTTGAACCAGGCTGAGATCAAAGATACAAGCTGGGAAAGTTATACCAGGTTTCATGGTCTCAGAAGCAGCACTTGCTCTTAGGCATTGGCAGGGTCAGCTCAGATTCAAAAATCTGGGATATCAAACCATCAGAGGTCAATCTACATCAATAGGGCCCAGAAAGGGGCTTCTGTAGGTGGCCCTGGAAGATGTTCTGGGGTCATTATTGGCTGATCCGAGAACCTTTTCTGAGTTCTGAACATGGTCTGTGTTCTATGTGTTCAGGGCACATAGGGTAGGGAAGCCCCAGCCTGGAAGGAGTTTTTAGGTAGAACCAACCTGATCTTGTTCAGAACACTAGGGATCCTTTGGGTGGGGCCAAGACAGGATAAGCCATATTGGCCAGCATGGCTCCTGGCCCCTCACCAGTCCTGTCCTGCAGGTGATGGGCCTTGGTCTATCAAGCATTTTTGCCTTGTGTCTGGGTCATACCACAAGCTTCCTCAAGGCTATTATCTTTGCATCAGCTTCCATTAGTTTCCAGACCTTCAACCACAGGTAAGAGTTCATGGTCTATTCCACGGGCTGCCAGGTTTTAGAGCATTCTGGCTCAGGGACTTATGAAGATGGAGTTAGGGAAAGCTTACCATAATCTGTCACAGTGAACAGATCTGAGTACTGAGCTAGGGTCATTCAAGAAAATAGGGATGCCCCCCCACACCCGGTACTGGGAGGAGGGCCTGGGAAGAGGAATGAACATAAACACCAGCTTGATGCCCCTCTGCAGtctgttctcttccttttgcATCTTTTCTCTTATTCCAAGCAATAGCAATCTTAATGAAGCATCTTCGGGCGCATTAGGAACCCAGTTCAAAGCTGTTTCAAATTAACAGACAGCGAGCCTCCTGAAGCATGCTTTTCTGGCCTTGTGTACATTCTCAGGAGCAGCTTCTGGTGTTGTGTCAGcaagagagtgggagagctggggtGTGGGGTAGATGGTGTCAGCAGGCCTAGCAGCACTGGCAGGTAGGAGCAGGGGCAGGTCTGGGTATCTTTTGGTGACTTATAGCCCTCATTATGTGCTAGTAGCCCCTTCAGGCCAAGCAGAGGTGGCCAAGCCTGTGCCACTCAcatgccttcctgtttcctgcagtgGTATTTCCGTCAATATTCAGGACCTGGCCCCATCCTGTGCCGGTTTTCTGTTTGGTGAGCCGCTTGCTTATCCCTGCTTCGTTCCTACCCTTGCCAGTGGGCTGTCCCAGGTGGGTGGGCTGCAGAGCAACGGGGGGTCTTCTCATGGTGTCTCTCCCCACAATTTCCTGTTTGCAGGTGTGGCCAACACTGCAGGGGCCTTGGCAGGTAAGGGGTGGCTCCAGGCCCAGGCCTAGAGGTTCTCTTGTTCTTTGGTTGGGTCAATTAGGACATGAGCTTGGACTTGGAGTCAGGGTAGAGCACAAACCCCAAGATGGCCCAGGGGGTCACAGCTGTGCCAGCTGAGCTGCCACTTGACTTGGGTAATGGTGGGAGACTCCCAAGCCATTCTGCCCTGACTGTCCCTCCACCGGGTACCTGGGCTAACAGAGGTTCGTTCTCTACCTTCTGCTTTGTTTCTCTTGGGTGGGACGTGGCGTGGGGACACCATCAATATGTAATTTGGAATGGCCTGTGAGGTCTGTGTCCTCTGAGACTCCTGAGACTGAGTCTTTCGTGGTCCACAGCTCAGATTTTGAAATTTATCTCAGGGTCTTTGGAGGAGTCTATAGTTTACCCTGCTCTGCCCTTAGAGCTCACTGATATGTGGGGCCAGCTTCCCTGGAGCATCAGTCAGTCTCTGCCTCTTTTGTCCAGGTGTGATAGGCGTGTGTCTGGGTGGCTACCTGATTGAGGCCACTGGCTCCTGGACGTGTGTTTTCAACTTGGTGGCCATCATCAGCAACCTGGGACTGGGCACCTTTCTGGTGTTTGGGAAGGCCCAGAGGGTGGACCTGACCCCCACTCATGAGGACCTCTAGCTCCCTGACTATCCACTCCCACCCAGGACCCTGATGTCAGCAGCCTAAGGACAGCAGTTCTGTTGGTGAAACTCTGAATCTGCATCTCAGATGTATGAGCAGACAACAAAGACCATGGTCTCCTGGGGAATCCTAAAGAATTGGAGAGATAGGTGGAGACAGACACATGAACCCACACAGGCCCAGTCAGGAGTAGAGTCACGGCCTCTCTGAGCTTAGTCAGGACCATCCTGCCCTCCTCTCAGATGCAGTGGGATGGCTGCCTGCTCTCATGAAAGCTGCACTACTGATGGGAGGCGTTCACAGCTCCAGTCTATGTGGGTGGTTTCTCTGataagttttctctgtgttgaaGATGTTTTGTATGCTGGAGGATGTTCAGGAGCAGCTCTGACCCCCACCTACTCCTGGCatcttccagcctccatctctccagctgagtACCCATGATAAGACAGGCCCCCAAGAACCTCAGTGCTAGAGAAGCCATGGTTTCTGCCTCTCCCCCGAAGTCAGTCTGCCACTCTAGCTGGACCAGTGTGCAGTGGGCCAGAGGTCCTTGCttgcctccccagcccctccccagcccccgcTCCCTTCCTGTGGATCCTTCAGCACTACTGATGTGTCCTGGGTAGGTAGGTGCCTGACACTCCTTGGGCTCCGGCTGGACACCCCAGCTGTCACAGACCCCAGAACTCAGAGAAACCTTCCCCACTTTCTGGCCTTGTTTTTCTACCTCCCCTTTTATACTTGTGGAGCTGTGGTTTGATGAACTGATGGTGAATTCTCCAAGATGCCTGTTTATATAGAGATTATCTTTATATATGGTGAATCTCACCAAAGCCTTATTTAAGTGAAAACTATTAAACTATTTCAAAGAAGATTGTTATTTTATTCACCACCTTTTGTTGCATTGACCTTTTACTGGGGAGACAAACAAACTTCTATTCACCCATAGTAAGATCACtgatcacacacaaaaaaatgattcTACATAGCCAGGCACAggggcacacaccattaatcctggcacttgggaggctggtgaatctctctgtgatttggaggccagcctggtctacatagtgagtttcaggacagccaggactatgtagagagaccctgtctcaaaacaaaacacaacaaaaaatggTTCCACCCAAGTCTAACTTGGTTAAActaatgaggttttttttttttttttttttttttttttttttttttttttttttttttttttgagacagagtctcactgtgtagctctggctgtcctgggaactcactatgtagaccaggctagcctagaactcacagagatcctcttgcctctgcctctcaagtgctggggttaaagtcttgtgccaccgtgcccagtttACCAATGAGTTTAATTGGAGTTATTTACAGGAACACGGGCAACTTACAGACAGCTATACCACAAAGGAAAGtcttcctcactgagccatcGGGGGAGGGGCCTGGTATGGCTAAACTGCCTCATGATATCTCCCTCTCCTGTGAGGGCATGCTAATGGACTCAGTCTTGTGAGGGTCTCATGCTAGTAATCAGCTGTTCTCACTTCAAAATGACCACGACATGCCTGTATTTCTAAGAATGAACATGTGGAGACTGGATaggaggctcagtgggtaaaatgcttgttgaacaagtatgagaacctgagtttgggttTTCAGAACCTACAGATAAAAGCCAGATACTGTGGTGTACACATGTA includes the following:
- the Slc17a9 gene encoding solute carrier family 17 member 9 isoform X1, which codes for MPSQRSSLMQSTPEEAGKTPSAAAEDTQWSRPECQAWTGMLLLGTCLLYCARVTMPVCTVAMSQDFGWNKKEAGIVLSSFFWGYCLTQVVGGHLGDRIGGEKVILLSASTWGFITVVTPLLAHLGSGHLAFMTFSRILTGLLQGVYFPALTSLLSQRVQESERAFTYSTVGAGSQFGTLVTGGVGSVLLDWCGWQSVFYFSGGLTLLWVYYVYRYLLNEKDLILALGVLAQGLPMARPSKVPWRQLFRKPSVWAAVCSQLSSACSFFILLSWLPTFFKETFPHSKGWVFNVVPWLLAIPASLFSGFLSDRLISQGYRVITVRKFMQVMGLGLSSIFALCLGHTTSFLKAIIFASASISFQTFNHSGISVNIQDLAPSCAGFLFGVANTAGALAGVIGVCLGGYLIEATGSWTCVFNLVAIISNLGLGTFLVFGKAQRVDLTPTHEDL
- the Slc17a9 gene encoding solute carrier family 17 member 9 isoform X4 — its product is MDRDATPGHLPAVLRSSHHARLHCCHEPGLRLEQEGGCIGGEKVILLSASTWGFITVVTPLLAHLGSGHLAFMTFSRILTGLLQGVYFPALTSLLSQRVQESERAFTYSTVGAGSQFGTLVTGGVGSVLLDWCGWQSVFYFSGGLTLLWVYYVYRYLLNEKDLILALGVLAQGLPMARPSKVPWRQLFRKPSVWAAVCSQLSSACSFFILLSWLPTFFKETFPHSKGWVFNVVPWLLAIPASLFSGFLSDRLISQGYRVITVRKFMQVMGLGLSSIFALCLGHTTSFLKAIIFASASISFQTFNHSGISVNIQDLAPSCAGFLFGVANTAGALAGVIGVCLGGYLIEATGSWTCVFNLVAIISNLGLGTFLVFGKAQRVDLTPTHEDL